The nucleotide sequence TTATCAATACTAAGCTTTATAATTTCCGAGTGCTCCGATGATTTTTCAAACGCACTTGATACACTTTGTGTTGCATTACTAATCTGATCTATCGCATTAGAAAGTTCCTCTGACATAGATGCTATTTCTTCTGACATATTGCCTACAAAATTCGAGTCCTCAAGGTAACCTTCTCCAGCTTTTTCAAAAAACATAAGTTCAGGAATTATACTTGAATTCATAAACTCTAATATTTCACTGCTTGTGGACGAAAGATTCTCAAATGAATTCTGAACCATTAAAATAGTATTTTGAATTTCTGAAACTGCCTGTCCAGATTGTTCTGCAAGTTTTCTAACTTCTTCTGCAACTACTGCAAATCCTTTTCCTTGCTCACCAGCTCTTGCAGCTTCTATATTTGCGTTAAGTGCAAGCAAATTAGTTTTTTCTGCTATACCTGCGATTGTATCAGCCATAACTTTTATGTTTTCAACTACTTTACTGTCTTCTATTGCACTTAACATTTTCTGTTTCTTATTATCATACAATTTTTCAATCTTAGAAATTATTTCTGCTCCCTTGGTTTTTACAACAGTTACCCTTTCTTTTGATTTAATAGAATTATTATTTCCTTCTTCAGCTTTTGTGGACAATTCATTGATATTTGAATCAAATTCTTCTATTGAAGCTGTTATCTCTTGCGATGCAGCATTAGTTTCCTGTATACCAGAAGCTATACTTGTTATCCTACTATCTATTTCCTCAGATTTCTCAGATAATTCTTCAATTGTAGCTGAAAGTTCTTGACTTGAAGCATTCATATTCTCTGAATTCTCAATAATCACTTTTATAAGTTCTTTTATGCTGCTTTGAGCTTGTTGAATTTTTTTCTGAATATTAGCAAATTCGTCATTCCCAGATACCTCATATTTTTTTGTAAAATCAAATTTAGTCATACTCTCTACCATTTTAGTTATCTTTGATAATGAATTAGTTATATTTCTCGATATTGCTACCTCAATTAATAATGCTATTATTACTTGAATTACTGCTAAAAATAAAATTGTTGTAATTGTACCAGACTCACTACTAATTTTTCTAAGAGAAAATATCACTACAGTGTCTATAATAATATTTGATAATATTATTATAGAAAATGCTATAATAATTTTGAGCCTAACAGTTAGTTTGCTAAATAAATCCATCATTGTTACTCCTCTCATTCTATAATAACTAAATAATACAGCCTTAAAAAACTGCATAATAAAAACAGATAAATGCAGATTACAAATTTAACCTTATAATAAAGAGCATTAGGCTTATAACCTAATGCTCTTCACGATATATATGCGACTAAATCTATAAGCCGAGTTCTGTTTAAACAATCATCTATCTAGATTTACTGTTACCAGTAAATTCAAGCGATACTACCCAGAGGAAGGACGGGCCGCCCCCTCTTACTGACCAAAAGCCGTAAGACACCTCTCTATTCGATCTTGCTCCAGATGGGGTTTACATAGCCGCAAAGTCGCCATTGCGCTGGTGAGCTCTTACCTCACCTTTCCACCCTTGCCAGTATATTTATAAAATACCTTAGGCGGTATATCTCTGTTGCACTTTCCTTCAAGTTACCTTGACTGGGTATTACCCAGCACCCTGCCCTATGGAGCTCGGACTTTCCTCTCCCACAGAAGGTGGCAGCGATTGTTCAATTTACTCGCATTTATTATAATATCATATGTTTAATATAATTACAAATAATTTTACTTAAGAACTGTTTATAATAAATCAATCATTTTTCATCATTATAATAAATTATTCTTCCACAATTATCACAATAAACTATTTTTTCACCCTTTTTTATAGAGTCTAACGTAAGTGATGAAATCTTCATCCTACAGGCTGAACAAATTTGTTTATCCAATTCACCTGCACCACTTCCAGTTAAACTGAATATCTTATTAAATTCCTCTAATAACCCTTTAGGCAGAGCATTCTCCATTTGACCTATAGACTTCGTATTTTTTAAAATAGTATCCTTGGCATGTGCTATTCTTTTATTTGCTTCATTTTTATAATTATAAAAATTATTTTTTATCTCATATAACTTATTTTTATACTTTTCAAGGCTTGAATCCAACTCTTCTTCTATTTCAAGTAATCTAAAAAGTTTATCATCTAAAGCTTTTAAATTATCTTCCTTAGATGAAATTTCCTTTTGAGTGGCATTTATAGATTTTAAATCACATCCAGTATAATTATACAATTTATTTTTAAGATCATCTAATTCCTTCTTTATAATTGATGATTTCTCACTTGCCTCATTATAATCTGCCTTTACTTTTTCTATTTCATGAATTTTTTCCTTAAAATTTTCCTTACTTTTTTCAAATTCTAATTTTAACTCTTTTAACTTTCCTATATAAGAAGTATCCTTTACTATATTATTATAATTTTTTATTTCTTTTCTACCTTTTTGAATCTCTAAAAGAAGCTTCAACGAATCCATATACTTTTCCTCCTAAGCTAAAATTTTATATCTGCAAAACTACAAATAATTTAAACAGAAAATATATAAAAAAATAGAAATGAGAATTTATACATACTCATTCCTATTTATATTTATAAGGATCTTTATTTGTTTCTGACAATAAAACAGAATTTTTAAATCCTTTAAATTCTATTGCATTTTTAAGCCATCTAGAAAATACTTCTATACCTGCCCACTCAGTTCCAAAATGTCCTGCATCTATCACAGCTATACCTTCCTCTGAAAAATCGCTTACATAATGATATGAAGTATCACCAGTTATTATACAGTCAGCACCCATATTTTTAGCACTTTCAAAATAGCTCTGCCCACTTCCATTTATAACTGCCAATTTTTTTATAAGTTTAGCTTCATTTCCACAAAACCTTAAGTATGGCACATTCAAACACATTTTAACTTTATCACATAGTTCAATTAACGTGAGAGGCTCACTTACATATCCTATTCTTCCTATTCCAGATATTTTATCATTATCTTCTCTAACTTTAGATGGTTCAATAGTTTCACAATTCATTAAATCCAAAAGACCAGCTACAATATCATTAATTCCACCTTTTGCAGAGTCAAGATTCGTATGGCTTGAATATACATTTATTTCATTTTGTATCAAACGTATTATTTTTTTCCCTAAAAGAGTATCTGTTGTTATATTCGATGGTCTTTTAAATAATAAAGGATGATGTGTTAGTATAAGATTACAATTTTTCCGTATGGCTTCATCGATAACAGATAAAGTACAATCTAAAGCTACAAGTATTGAAGAAACCTCACAATTATTATCACCAAGCATCAAACCAACATTATCATAGCTCTCCTTGAATTTTGAAGGTACATGCTCTTCCATTATATTACCTACATCTATCACCTTTAAAGACATATTAATATTTCCTCCAATTTCTGAATTTTATTCTTTAATTCAAACTTTCTTTCTAAAGCTAAATCAGTAGTTTCTTTTATATTTTCAAGTATTTCCCTATACTTATTAAGTTTTGCCAAAATAAACTTTTTTATATCAGGGTGATTAGTATCAATTAGTTTTTCACTGATCTCATAAAATATTTCATCAACCTTTCTAGGATTATTATCATACTTTACTTTTATTATCTCATAAAATTTGTTTTCGTCAATACATAAGTTTTCATTTATTATATTATAACCTTTTTTATAAATATATTCTCTTAAAACATCTGTATTTTGCATAGGTTGAAATATAGCAAAATCAACTTTTTTAAAAACATCTATTCCATCTTCTAAAATATCTCTTATAAGGTTTCCACCCATACCAGCAATTATAATTCCTTGAACCTCGCCTATTTTAAGTTTTTTCAAACCATTACTTAACCTACATTCTATCTTATTATCTAAATTATGTGAATTTATATTAGCAAGTGCCTTTTTAAGCGGTTTCTTATTTATATCACAAGCTATTACATTATCACATAATTTGTTATTTACAAGATATATAGGTATATATCCATGATCAGTTCCTATATCTGCGACACAATGGCATTTATCTACCATCATTGCTACAGATTTCAGCCTAGTACTTAAATTCATAATTAATTATTCTCCATTTCAATCAATTTATATTATCCAAATATCAATAATATTCTAATTTGAATTACAAGAAAGGTTATAGCTAGTACAAAAGGAATATATATATATTTATACACAGACTTTTTATCATACCTTGCATATAGGTACGCAGCATGATACATACAAAATAATACAGCCATATTTAATAATCCATAAAACATCTGCTTAAACGCAAATTGTTTTCCGGTTCCAAACTTTACTGCTACAAACTTTGAATTAAAGCATAATGGCATTATATTTTTTAAAGAACCATTCAAATACATGATTATTGGCATAAAAGTTATTACAACTATAACTACAGCTATTATTAAAAATGGTATAAATATCTTTTTGTCTTTATATATATTAATGTTACTGTTAATATTATACTCCCAATCAGTTTCATATATATTTTTTTCATTCAACTTAGATTTAAAATCATAGAAATTTTCAGGTGACAGCCCATAAATTGTATCATTAGTTTTAATATAGATAATATTCCTGGTAGATGTGACAAACATATATGTAAATCCTATTTTTTTTACTAAAGCTCTTCCTATAGCAAAATAATTTTTTCCATATCCAGATATCTTACTTCCGTTAATATGCCCAAGTTGTTCTTTATATCCTTTTACATCCTTAAGAGGTATAATCAACTTTTTAAGCCTCAGAGCACTTTTAATATAAATATTACTATCATCAATAGAATATACAAGAGAAGTATAAATAACTATATAATATAACTGATATAAATTAAAAGCCGCTATTATCAATTTTAATAAAACAGATACTTCATACGAATTTACTATAAAAAGCAGTATTATAAATAGTAAATTATATACTATAGCAGTTCCAAGCATAAATAATATTCCAGGACTTTTTACTGATTTATAATTTTTCACAACACCGCCCCCTTTTTAATTATACCATACTTATATTTGTGAAAATAATATTATGCTACTCACAAATTATGAATATAAAAAAGAGAAACATTTAGGTTGTTTCTCTTTGATTAATCTAAGTAATCCTTTAATTTTTTACTTCTGCTTGGATGTCTAAGCTTTCTAAGGGCTTTTGCTTCTATTTGTCTTATCCTCTCTCTAGTTACATTAAATTCTTTTCCAACTTCTTCAAGAGTTCTTGCTCTTCCATCATCTAATCCAAATCTAAGTCTTAACACTTTTTCTTCTCTTGGTGTAAGTGTATCAAGAACATTTATAAGTTGTTCTTTAAGCATCGTAAATGCTGCTGCTTCTGCTGGTGCTGGTGCTTCATCATCCGGTATAAAATCTCCAAGATGACTGTCTTCCTCTTCTCCTATAGGAGTTTCTAATGAAACAGGCTCTTGAGCTATCTTCATTATTTCTCTTACCTTATCCACCGGCATTTCCATAATTTTAGCAATTTCCTCTGGTTGAGGTTCTCTTCCGAGTTCTTGAAGAAGCTGTCTTGAAACTCTAACTAATTTATTTATAGTTTCAACCATATGAACAGGTATTCTTATAGTTCTAGCCTGATCTGCTATTGCTCTAGTTATTGCCTGCCTTATCCACCATGTAGCATAAGTACTAAACTTATATCCTTTTCTGTAATCAAACTTTTCAACAGCCTTTATGAGTCCCAAATTTCCTTCCTGAATTAAGTCTAAAAATAACATTCCTCTTCCTACATATCTCTTTGCTATACTTACAACAAGTCTTAAATTTGCCTCAGCCAATTTTTTCTTTGCAACCAAGTCTCCATTTTCAATTTTTTGTGCCAATTCAACTTCTTGCTCAGGATAAAGTAGTGGTACCTTACCTATCTCTTTCAAGTACATTCTAACTGGATCATCTATCGCAATGCCCTCAGGTACAGATAAATCTAAATCCTTCTCGTTAACTTCAGCT is from Clostridium fermenticellae and encodes:
- a CDS encoding methyl-accepting chemotaxis protein, whose translation is MMDLFSKLTVRLKIIIAFSIIILSNIIIDTVVIFSLRKISSESGTITTILFLAVIQVIIALLIEVAISRNITNSLSKITKMVESMTKFDFTKKYEVSGNDEFANIQKKIQQAQSSIKELIKVIIENSENMNASSQELSATIEELSEKSEEIDSRITSIASGIQETNAASQEITASIEEFDSNINELSTKAEEGNNNSIKSKERVTVVKTKGAEIISKIEKLYDNKKQKMLSAIEDSKVVENIKVMADTIAGIAEKTNLLALNANIEAARAGEQGKGFAVVAEEVRKLAEQSGQAVSEIQNTILMVQNSFENLSSTSSEILEFMNSSIIPELMFFEKAGEGYLEDSNFVGNMSEEIASMSEELSNAIDQISNATQSVSSAFEKSSEHSEIIKLSIDKNTRAIERVSETFKEQARFAEKLNSLVEKFKV
- a CDS encoding zinc ribbon domain-containing protein, with product MDSLKLLLEIQKGRKEIKNYNNIVKDTSYIGKLKELKLEFEKSKENFKEKIHEIEKVKADYNEASEKSSIIKKELDDLKNKLYNYTGCDLKSINATQKEISSKEDNLKALDDKLFRLLEIEEELDSSLEKYKNKLYEIKNNFYNYKNEANKRIAHAKDTILKNTKSIGQMENALPKGLLEEFNKIFSLTGSGAGELDKQICSACRMKISSLTLDSIKKGEKIVYCDNCGRIIYYNDEK
- a CDS encoding Nif3-like dinuclear metal center hexameric protein, which gives rise to MSLKVIDVGNIMEEHVPSKFKESYDNVGLMLGDNNCEVSSILVALDCTLSVIDEAIRKNCNLILTHHPLLFKRPSNITTDTLLGKKIIRLIQNEINVYSSHTNLDSAKGGINDIVAGLLDLMNCETIEPSKVREDNDKISGIGRIGYVSEPLTLIELCDKVKMCLNVPYLRFCGNEAKLIKKLAVINGSGQSYFESAKNMGADCIITGDTSYHYVSDFSEEGIAVIDAGHFGTEWAGIEVFSRWLKNAIEFKGFKNSVLLSETNKDPYKYK
- a CDS encoding tRNA (adenine(22)-N(1))-methyltransferase, whose translation is MNLSTRLKSVAMMVDKCHCVADIGTDHGYIPIYLVNNKLCDNVIACDINKKPLKKALANINSHNLDNKIECRLSNGLKKLKIGEVQGIIIAGMGGNLIRDILEDGIDVFKKVDFAIFQPMQNTDVLREYIYKKGYNIINENLCIDENKFYEIIKVKYDNNPRKVDEIFYEISEKLIDTNHPDIKKFILAKLNKYREILENIKETTDLALERKFELKNKIQKLEEILICL
- a CDS encoding PH domain-containing protein; translation: MKNYKSVKSPGILFMLGTAIVYNLLFIILLFIVNSYEVSVLLKLIIAAFNLYQLYYIVIYTSLVYSIDDSNIYIKSALRLKKLIIPLKDVKGYKEQLGHINGSKISGYGKNYFAIGRALVKKIGFTYMFVTSTRNIIYIKTNDTIYGLSPENFYDFKSKLNEKNIYETDWEYNINSNINIYKDKKIFIPFLIIAVVIVVITFMPIIMYLNGSLKNIMPLCFNSKFVAVKFGTGKQFAFKQMFYGLLNMAVLFCMYHAAYLYARYDKKSVYKYIYIPFVLAITFLVIQIRILLIFG
- the rpoD gene encoding RNA polymerase sigma factor RpoD — translated: MKDKSAKMQIVKKLIEKGKKNGTLTYKEIIDELEEVDLNPEQIEKIYEVLESMNIEVIGDIHEAEVNEKDLDLSVPEGIAIDDPVRMYLKEIGKVPLLYPEQEVELAQKIENGDLVAKKKLAEANLRLVVSIAKRYVGRGMLFLDLIQEGNLGLIKAVEKFDYRKGYKFSTYATWWIRQAITRAIADQARTIRIPVHMVETINKLVRVSRQLLQELGREPQPEEIAKIMEMPVDKVREIMKIAQEPVSLETPIGEEEDSHLGDFIPDDEAPAPAEAAAFTMLKEQLINVLDTLTPREEKVLRLRFGLDDGRARTLEEVGKEFNVTRERIRQIEAKALRKLRHPSRSKKLKDYLD